A stretch of Oryza brachyantha chromosome 4, ObraRS2, whole genome shotgun sequence DNA encodes these proteins:
- the LOC121054225 gene encoding WRKY transcription factor WRKY51 yields the protein MITMDLMSGYGRVDEQVAIQEAAAAGLRGMEHLILQLSQTGTSERSPAPAREREQEKSQRQQQQQQVDCREITDMTVSKFKKVISMLNRTGHARFRRGPVVAQSSGPAASDPAPARSSPAAVSRPMTLDFTKAASGYGKDSGFSVSGLSAASSSFLSSVTGDGSVSNGRGGGSSSLMLPPPPAASCGKPPLSSAGGGHKRKCHDHDHAHSEHVAGGKYGSTGGRCHCSKRRKHRVKRTIRVPAISSKVADIPADDYSWRKYGQKPIKGSPFPRGYYKCSTLRGCPARKHVERDPADPSMLIVTYEGEHRHTPSAAAAGQDPAPPRPAPAPAPAAQPLA from the exons atGATTACCATGGACCTGATGAGCGGCTACGGGCGAGTGGACGAGCAGGTGGCCATCCAGgaagccgcggcggcggggctgaGGGGGATGGAGCATCTTATTCTGCAGCTGTCCCAGACTGGGACGAGCGagcggtcgccggcgccggcgagggagcGGGAGCAGGAGAAGAgccagcggcagcagcagcagcagcaggtggaCTGCAGGGAGATCACCGACATGACGGTGTCCAAGTTCAAGAAGGTGATCTCTATGCTGAACCGCACCGGCCACGCGCGGTTCCGGCGGGGTCCGGTGGTGGCGCAGTCGTCGGGGCCGGCTGCGTCCgatccggcgccggcgcggtcgTCTCCTGCCGCGGTGTCGAGGCCCATGACGCTCGACTTCACCAAGGCGGCTTCCGGGTACGGGAAGGACTCGGGATTCAGCGTCTCCGGGCTCTCCGCCGCGAGCTCGTCGTTCCTCTCGTCGGTgaccggcgacggcagcgtgTCGaacgggcgcggcggcgggtccTCCTCCCTGATgctgcccccgccgccggcggccagcTGCGGGAAGCCACCGCTgtcgtcggccggcggcgggcacaAGCGCAAGTGCCACGACCACGACCACGCCCACTCCGAGCACGTGGCCGGCGGCAAGTACGGCTCCACCGGCGGCCGCTGCCACTGCTCGAAGCGCCG GAAGCACCGGGTGAAGCGGACGATCCGCGTGCCGGCGATCAGCTCGAAGGTGGCCGACATCCCCGCCGACGACTACTCGTGGCGCAAGTACGGCCAGAAGCCCATCAAGGGCTCCCCCTTCCCACG GGGCTACTACAAGTGCAGCACGCTGCGGGGGTGCCCGGCGAGGAAGCACGTGGAGCGCGACCCCGCCGACCCCTCCATGCTCATCGTCACTTACGAGGGCGAGCACCGCCAcaccccctccgccgccgccgccggccaggaCCCCGCTCCtccgcggccggcgccggcgccggcgccggcggcacaGCCGCTCGCCTGA
- the LOC102708991 gene encoding pentatricopeptide repeat-containing protein DOT4, chloroplastic-like, whose translation MAPNSSSAFRRAPALLPTSPPTLRASTTTSSSPSPAGRWTAAIRDRLDSGLPAAAVSVFAAMLRAGTRPDGYTLPLLNRAAASLPARRGEAGLVGAAHSVGVRAGFAADIYFCNTLLDAYARRGMAARAGKVFDGMPARDVVSWTSLVSAHAGVGDVREASRLFSGMRVDDCAPSAVTLAVVLRACTAKEDIAGGRQLHCYAVKSGLSDDLLVINSILTHLCRMHALNDAVALFEQSPRRDAVSWNIMISEYSSEGNICKVTDMYHRMRTEEVCPSCQTLTTVVGTFSKYKCLPEGEKLHSLAIRSGLSDAILVASFVDFYAKCGRLDSSVQLFEEFSETGSCIWSAMNWGFIYCGQFTEVIHLFGRMLKSPFTPSVDMLQGLIISYKELGALRLGKATHGYMIRNNYDAQSDNSALETSIVKLYASCGSINFAQRQFDSIDKKDIVAWSSMIEAYAIHGYAMEALALFHRMVDEGVRPNGVTFLNLLSACSHSGLVSEARKLDGALQVISDMNVMPDGRIWGALLASCRTHSNSKLASYAAEKLMELEPGNVGYHVVFSNAQAGSDRWDEVESIRSSMVEMDLQKLPAWTCVAETGSP comes from the exons ATGGCTCCAAACTCTTCGTCTGCATTTCGTCGAGCACCTGCTCTGCTGCCGACTTCTCCGCCGACATTGcgcgcctccaccaccacctcctcctccccctccccagCCGGCCGATGGACCGCCGCCATCCGGGACCGCCTCGACTCCGGCCTCCCCGCGGCGGCCGTGTCCGTCTTCGCGGCGATGCTCCGCGCGGGCACACGCCCGGACGGCTACACGCTCCCGCTCCTCAACCGCGCCGCGGCCTCCCTCCCCGCCCGCCGAGGCGAGGCcggcctcgtcggcgccgcgcaCTCCGTCGGCGTCAGGGCGGGCTTCGCCGCCGACATCTACTTCTGCAACACGCTGTTGGACGCCTACGCGCGCCGCGGGatggccgcgcgcgcggggaagGTGTTCGACGGAATGCCCGCGCGCGACGTGGTTTCCTGGACGTCGCTGGTCTCCGCGCATGCCGGTGTCGGGGACGTCCGGGAGGCGTCCCGCCTGTTTTCGGGTATGCGGGTGGACGACTGCGCGCCGAGCGCCGTGACGCTCGCGGTGGTGCTCCGCGCGTGCACGGCCAAGGAGGACATCGCCGGCGGGAGGCAGCTGCACTGCTACGCGGTGAAGAGCGGGTTAAGTGATGATTTGCTAGTTATCAACTCGATCTTGACGCACTTGTGCAGGATGCATGCCTTGAATGATGCAGTGGCGCTGTTCGAGCAGTCTCCGAGAAGAGATGCAGTTTCTTGGAACATTATGATCTCAGAGTATTCTTCAGAAGGGAACATTTGCAAAGTCACTGATATGTACCATAGAATGAGAACAGAGGAAGTGTGTCCAAGCTGTCAGACCTTAACGACGGTAGTTGGTACATTCTCCAAGTACAAGTGTCTTCCAGAAGGTGAGAAACTGCATTCTTTAGCAATTAGGAGTGGCCTCAGTGATGCAATTTTGGTGGCATCCTTTGTGGATTTTTATGCAAAATGTGGCAGATTAGATTCATCGGTTCAGTTATTTGAAGAATTCAGCGAAACAGGCAGCTGCATATGGTCAGCCATGAACTGGGGCTTCATTTACTGTGGACAATTTACAGAAGTAATTCATTTGTTTGGGAGAATGTTGAAATCTCCGTTTACTCCCAGTGTCGACATGCTGCAAGGACTAATCATCAGTTACAAAGAACTTGGTGCGTTACGGCTAGGTAAAGCAACTCATGGGTATATGATAAGGAACAATTATGATGCGCAATCTGACAATAGCGCCTTGGAGACATCTATTGTTAAACTCTATGCTAGCTGTGGGAGCATTAATTTCGCGCAAAGGCAGTTCGATAGCATCGATAAGAAAGACATTGTTGCATGGAGTTCAATGATTGAAGCTTACGCTATCCATGGCTATGCTATGGAGGCTCTGGCATTGTTCCACCGGATGGTAGACGAAGGGGTAAGGCCAAATGGGGTGACGTTCCTCAATTTGTTGTCAGCATGTAGTCACTCTGGGCTTGTTAGTGAAGCTC GTAAACTAGATGGTGCTTTACAAGTGATCAGTGATATGAATGTTATGCCGGATGGGAGAATTTGGGGTGCTCTCCTTGCTTCATGCAGAACACACTCCAACAGTAAGCTTGCATCTTATGCAGCGGAGAAACTTATGGAATTGGAACCAGGTAATGTTGGCTACCATGTGGTGTTTAGCAATGCACAAGCTGGTAGTGATAGATGGGATGAAGTTGAAAGCATTAGAAGCTCTATGGTAGAGATGGACCTGCAAAAGTTGCCTGCATGGACCTGTGTTGCTGAGACTGGTAGCCCTTGA